In Natronococcus sp. AD-5, the genomic window AGAAGGCGAACGGCTCGCTCGAGCAGGCAGCCCGGATCTACGAGACCTCCCTGCAGTACGTCTTCCTGCTGTACGTCCCCGCCGCGGTCGGCATAATTCTCGTGGCGGAGCCCGCGATCAACCACGTGTTCGGCGCCGAGTACGCCGGCGCGGCTCCCGTCCTCCAGGTGCTCGGGATCTACGTCTTTTTCCAGTCGATCACGGACGTTACGACGAACGGGCTGGACTACCTCGGGCGCGCGAAATCCCGCGCGATCGCGAAGGGGGTGACGTCGGTCGGGAACGCCGTTCTCAACGTCGCCCTGATCCCGGTCTACGGCGCGACCGGGGCGGCGATGGCGACCGTCGTCACCTTCGGCACCTACACGCTGGTCAACGTCTACGTGATGCACCTCGAGCTCTCCCTGAACTTCGCCCGCCTCGGCCGATCGTTCGCGCTCGCGACCGCCATCTCTGTCGGGATGGGTGCTCTGGTATTCCTGCTCGTCCCCTACGCGTCGAACGTGCTGGCACTGGCCGGCATCATCGCGCTCGGCGTGCTCGTTTGGGGCGTGCTGGCGACGCTGAGCGGGATGATGGATCCGCGCGAGACGATCGCGATGCTCATGTGAGTTCGGTCGGACTCGAGACGACCCTGAAACGTGACGACCTGAAAACGTCGCGTTCGGCGAGTTCGACGAGAATAGTCCCGCTACGGGAGACGTCGCGCTAACGGCGCGCGAATACGGGAGCGACGCTCACTGATCGCGCGCGTTGTACTGGACGTCGACAGCCGCGCGACCGACGAGGTGGAAATCCTCGATGTCGCCGTCGAACCAGTAGGCGTCGAGCCAGTCGTCGACCGCGCCGCGGACGACCTGCCCCTCGAGGACGTCCTCGTCGTCGATCGAGGCGTTCCGGTAGTCGGCTTTGACGGCCGAGCCGTCGACCGCGAAGGAGTAGGCGCTCGGGTCGTCGGCCTCGGTGCCGTCGATGACCAGCGCGTGGGGCAGCAGTTCCTGGTCTCCGTACTCGTCGGGGTCGATTTCCTCGCCGTCGAGGGTGACGTCTGCCTCGCCGTCCGTGAACGTGACGTCGGTGAGCGCACCGGAGAACCGGTACACCTGGGTCTCGTCCGTCACGGAACTCTGGACGGTCGATCCCGAGATCGTCGTCACGTCGGCTTTCGGATCGTCGTCCGTCTCGAGTTCGATCGTGCCGTCGACCGTGACCTCGTAGCTCGTCGGCGTGCCGGTTCCCTCGACCTCGAGGACGTGGGGGAGTTCCGGCCCGTACTCGTCGGGGTCGACCTCCTCGTCGTTGACGAAGACGGTCGCCGGTCCGTCGACGGTCAGCTGCTCTAAGTCGCCGCCGAAGCGGAACGCGTCCGTCCAGTCCGCGACGGTCCCGTGCACGACGCCGTCCTCGATCTCGAGGTCGTCGTCGATGGTGGCGCCCTCCGCATTCGACGGTTCGAGCTCGCCGTCGACGGCGAACTCGTACCGGGTCGCGTCCGAGGCGGCGCCGTCGATACGGATGACGTTCGGGAGTCCGTCGTCGCTTTCCGTTTCGCCCTCGTCGGGTTTCCGTCTTGATCCCTGGCTTCCGCCGCCGGCCGCGGCCTCCTCGGCGGACGTCGGCACGCCGTCGGGAACCGAGAGATCCAACTCCTGTTCGGATGCGATCGAAGCGCTACCCTGTACGTTGCCGTCGACCGCACCGGACTGGAAGTCGACGGAGGCGTCAGCGACGACGGCGTGCGGATACGGGCCGGCGGCGAAGTGGGAGTCTTCGATCGTCACCGGCCCTGGCGACCAGACCCACACCGGTCGTCCGTGCTGCTCGGTGTAGCCGCCCCAGCTTCCGTTCTCGGTGGAGTAGTCGGTATCGTCGTTGTACGCGACGGAGTCGACGATCGCGTCCTCGCTGCTCGCACACCGGAACGTCGACACGCCGTTGTTCTTGCCGTAACACGATTCGAAGCGGACGCTGCCGCCGGTAGCCGTGTTCGAACAGTAAAACCCGTTGTTGGGCCATCCCTGTACGTTACAGTTCCGGAACGTCACGTCCGCGTTACTGCTCTTGTGCATGAAGACGGCGCCGGCGCCGTGAACGAAGCCCTCGCCGTCCTTGTTCGCCCCGTCGCCGAGGTAGACGTTTTCGACGAGCACGTCGCCGGCGTCGGCGTTGATCGAGATCGCGAAGCCGTCGCCGCGGTAGAGCCCCTGGAACCCGACGTTCCGAATCGTGGCGTCGGATCCGGTGACGTTCAGCAGAACTCCGTTTCCGTTGGAGACGTCGATCAGCGTGTTCTCGAACGTTTCTCCCTGTCCGATCTGGATCGTCTGTCCCTCCGCCTCGATGACGTCGTAATCGTCGCCGTCCGCGCTCGCGACGCCGGTGAACGCCGCCGCCGCGGTCGTCGCTCCCGCCAGCCGCATGTAGGAACGCCGATCCAGTAATCCCGTATTACCGTCGTTTTCCGACGATTCGTTGCCGCTACCGACAGATCGCTCCGCATCCAGTACCGTAGGTTCGCGTGCCATGCAATCGGGTAATCCCGTACTACCCGCATAAACTTTCCCCTATAGTTTGTCTAAAATTAACGGAGTATCAATAGGAAGTGGCAGTTAGTTACGTAGATTTTCTATTTTGGGTCACGGAATATTATATGCACAGTACGGGAGCGTCGCGGGAGTAATAGGCTATTACCGCCGTTCGAAATTTAGCCGCCGAAGCTCCATCTGTATTTAAGAGTGATTACCCAACAACTGAGGGTGCCGTCCTCGCCCGGCGTGACTGCCGGGACTTTACTGCAGGAATACCAACCCGTGCCGGATTGAGCGCTGTTTGTGCTGAGCGGATGGAGCGAAGTATGTCGTCTCGAGAAGCAGTGCAACGGACTCGAGGTACGCGAACGAGCGGGAAAAGTGGTATTCGAACCGCGGAGGGCGTTGCGTCAGCGGGAGTTCCGAGAGCGCGAATGGAGGGTCGCGTCAGCGGAATGGAGGGGCTACGTCAGCGGGATGGAGGGGGCGCGTCAGCGGAAGTTGCTAGTCGCCGTTGGCGGCTTCTTCGGCGCTCTCGGGGACGCCGTCGGGCATCGAGAGCTTCGGATCGTCGGCGACGTCTCCGGTTTGCACCTGGCCTTGCGTGCCGCCGCTGTAGGCGCCCGATTCGAACTCGATCGACCCACCTTGATGGGTGACGAGTGCGTCGGAGTACGGTCCGGCGGCGAAGTGCGAATCCTCGATCGTCACCGGCCCTGGCGACCAGACCCACACCGGACGGCCGTGTTCTTCGACGTACCCACCCTGCCCCTGGCCGTAATCGGTGTCGTCGTTGTACGCGACGCAGTTGTGGATCGAGTCGTCGGAGCCGGCACAGCGGAACGTCGAGACGCCGTTGTTCTTTCCGTAACAGTTCTCGAACGTGACCGAACCGCCGCTCTCGGTATTGGAGCAGTAGAATCCGTTGTTCGGATACCCCTGAACGTTACAGTACCGGAAGGTGACGTCGCTGCCGGCCTCCTTGTGGAAGAAGACTCCACCGGGACCGTGCTCGTGGTCGGCGCCTTCCTTCGTTGCTCCGTCGCCGAGGTAGACGTTCTCGATGAGAACCTCGCCGCTGGGCGCCGAAATCGATATCTGGAAGTTGGCACCGCGGTACAGGCCTTTGAATCCGACGTTCCGGATCGCCGAGTTACCGCCCTCTACCATGAGATCGATCGTGTCGCCCGTCGTGAGATCGATGAGGGTGTTCTCGAGGGACTCGCCTTCGCCGATCTGGATCGTCTGTCCACTCGCCTCGATCACCTCGTACTCTTCACTGGCGGCAGCGGTGCCGGCTGCACCGACGGAGACTGCCGCAGTCGCAACCGCTGCGAGCGACTGGACGTAGCTACGGCGGGTTAACGGCGTGTTACGGCCGTTATTACGCGCGTTACTCGCATCGGATGTACGGGGGTTCTGCGCCATACAATGCGTAACCGGGCCTTACGGATCATAAACCTTTCTTTGTCACTTTGGGTTAAATTTACAGAATATATTCCTAACACTGCAGATCCGGTCACATTGTATGATGGATTCACCACGAAGTTACGAAAGTCGTATACCCGAGTGAGTCCGTCAGCGACGACGGTCTAACCGGAACTTTCCCGAGTAACGGGTACTTTCTCGGGTACGTAACCGGGGTATCGACGACGAGTAACCACATATATCGTTCCTCCCTCGACGGACGAAACGGTCGAACGAGCGGGCAACCGATTGTTATCCGCGGTAATAGATTGCTGACTCGTCCGGAAGCGGTCACGATTCGAAATCCTTCGCCCCGGCGTGGACGAGGTTTCGTCGAGCGTCTCGTTCGACCCGATCGGAGATCGGGTACAGCGCGCCGGCCACCGAAGCGAACCGACGATCGAAAACGGTGCCGCCGAACCGATCCGGGCGAGCGAATCGTTGCGTATCGCGCTCGTCAAGACGATAGGCTCCGAGGAGACCCAAACCGCTCTCGTGAGCGGTCCGTTCGCCGGGAGCATCTCCCGCGATCTGAACCGGTAGGTCGGTATCGGGAGGCGGCCTCGATCGAATCAGCTCACCCGTCGCTCGAGACGTCGTACATCCGGAACTCGTCGTTCGAGATCACCTTGTCCGCGTGCGGATCGTACTCGACGCCGCGGAGCGCGGCCTCGCTGTATCGGAGCTCCTGATAGACGTCGAGCTCCCTGCTTTCGTCGAACTCGGTGACGATGAGGTAGTAGCCGACGTCGTTGTACGCGCCGGTGTAATTGCCCTCGTTGAACTCCTCGCGGTCGATCTCGCCGCTCGAGGCCGTCACGGCGGTGAGCGACTCCTCGCCCTCGAGTCCGTTGATGCCGTGGTCGAACCGGTACGGGTCGTAGCCGAGTCCCGCGTACGGTACGTCGTCGGCCCCGTGTTCCATCCCCGTTTCGTAGCCGTTGTAGTTCTCCTCGGTGACGTGCTGTCCCGGACTGTAGATGACGGGCGAAGCGTAGACCGTCATCAGGCCGAGGACGAGACAGACGCCGAGAAACACCGCCGCGACGGCGTTGGCACCCGGTGGCGAGATGACGCCGGAGAGCCCGCCCACGGCGTGTGCGATCGCGATCCCCGCGAGGATCGTCAACACGACGTAGATGAACCCCATCTGTCGGAACGCCATCGTCGGCGTGCCGACGAAGTAGACGAAGAACATGACGCCGAGCGGAACGAGCGCGATTCCGAAGTAGGTGACGAGCGACTTGGATTCGCCGTCCAGTCTCGTCCGTCCGAGCCAGGTCAACAGGACGAAGATGCCGACGACGAGACCGATTAGCGCAGCGTCGAGGAACATCGTGACGAACAGCTCGGACAGGCTTCCGCCGATCTCGGCGAGCGACTCGTCGCGCTGGTCGACTTCGGTACCGGCGCCCACCTCTGACGTGAACATTCCGGTGATGAGCCCCTCGATGGCGCCGCGGAACCGCTCGTTGCTCACCACCCAGATGGAGAAGATCGATCCGAGCACGAACGTCGGCGTGTACACCGTCGGATGCTCGAGGATCGGGTGCTCGTCGTAGCGACGGCGGGCGACGTACTGGACGCCGCTGATCGCCGCGGCGAGGATGACGACGTTGACCATCTGCTGGGGGTGTACCAGCAGGAGGGCGATCGCCGAGACGTACAGCAGGACGCTGAACGGCGACAGACCGAACGGGAGGCGTTCGATCGTCGCGCGGCGGCGGAGATACGCGACGAGCGCAAAGAGGACGACGGGGACCAGAAACAGCGCGTTCGAGTTTGTGTGAACGCCCATGTGCGTCGCGATGTTGTTGATCGGCAGCACCATCCACGAGACGACCGCTGCGATACCGACCGCGAGCGCGTTCCCGCTCAGGTCTCGAACGACGAGCGGGACGAACACCAGAAACGGGACGAACAGGGCGACCATTCCGAACAGGAGGCTGCGTTCGATCGAGACGCCGCCGAGGTAGTGAAAGATCGTCCCGAGTGCGTGAATTCCCGGATAGAACAGTTCGTGCGCGTCCATCTGTCCGGCGGCGATGTCCCTCGTCCAGCCGAGGTGCGAGAGCGCGTCCCCCATCCCGGAGAAGTAGTAGTTTCGGATCACGGGGAGGCTCACGATCGACGTCACCGTCGCGGCGCCGAGGCAGATCCCGATCGCCTGCTGTCGGCCGTAACAGGTGAGCGTCGTGCTGACGGCGATCGCCGTCGCGATCGCGAATCCGACCCACGTCGCCGCCGGCGTCCCCGTGTAGACCGACACCTCGTAGGCGGTCGCAGGGTCGGCCCTCGCGAGCAGAATCCCGACCGCGAGGGCGACGAATCCGCCGGCGAACGTCCAGTTGAGCGTCGCTCGGTTCATGATCGCTCGATACCGTCTCTCTCCGATTCTGTATCGATACGCATGTCTTGGCGAGACTGTCACCGATGGCGGGGTTTGTTATAGAGCTCCTACGGCGAACCGGCGTCCGTACCTGTATTCGAAGGGATAGCAGGCGTTTCGCGAACGGAGTTCGATCGACGAATCCCTCACGCGCAACTGTCCGTGCGCGGTGCTCGACGGAACGGGAACTCGATCGTCACCGCCGACTCTCACGGAACCGAATCTCGGCGTAGCACGGCTTCGACGCCCGGCCTGTACGGTTCTCAGAGCGCGACGGCGCGCCCTCGGTCCGGGTATGCCGTCCCTGTCGGATCCGGACGGTCGGCTACGGATCGATTTCTTCGCTCTCGAACGATCAACTATTCTGATGCTTTTTGTGCTCGTCCGTGATGCCCTACGAGAGACGATCGAGCACTATGACTGCCATCACCATCGACCGACTCGCCGTTGACGAGACGACCCTCGAGTGCGACGTGCGCGCGTCACCCGAACTCGAGCGCTTCTTCACGAACGAACCGTTCCGGACCGACTACGACGTCTCGATCGAGCGCGTCCCCGACGGGGTTCTCGCGATACCGGTCCTCGCGCAGGTCTGCCCCGTCGCGTGGGCGAACGGCGCCGACGTCTACGTGGACGAGGTCGACGCGACGTTCGCCCGCGCCCTCGAGGACGTCCAGGAGACGCTGTGCGGGATGTACGACTTCCTCGAGGGCGGGACGCTCTACGCCCGCCGCACGATCGATCCGGAGCCCCCGGCGCGCGGCGACAGCGGGTTGCTGTTCACCGGCGGCGTCGACTCAACGTGCTCGTACGTTCGCCACCGCGATGAGTCCCCGACGCTCGTCAGCATCCGCGGCTGGACGATCACGCCCGACCCGTCCGACGACGAGAAGTGGCGACACCTCACGGACCGCGTCTCCGAGTTCGCCGCGGAGCGCGGCCTCGAGACGGCGTTCGTCGAGTCGAACATGCTCTCGTTTCTCGACCATCCCATGCTGTTGGCCCACTACAAGCGCTACGTCGACGGCGCCTGGTACAGCTCGGTCGGCCACGGGCTCGGACTGCTCGGGCTCTGCGCCCCCGCGGCCCACGCGCGCGGGATGAACAACCTGTACGTCGCCGCCACTCACTGGGAGGGGATCGACCTCGAGTGGGGTTCGCGGCCGGACGTCGACGACCGCGTCCGCTGGGCGGGCACGCGGTGTCACCACGACGGTTACGAACTCACCCGCCAGGAACGACTCGACGCCATCGCCGACTACGTCGAGAGCGACGCACCCGGGCTCGAGCTCCAGACCTGCAACGCCCGGATGGACGGCAACTGCGGACGCTGCGAGAAGTGCTACCGGACCGCCGTCGGGCTGCGACTCTCGGGGCTCGAGCCGGCCGACCACGGCTACCCGTTCGACGACCGGGAGTACGATCGGATCCGGGAGGCCCTCGAGAACGGCGAGTGGGTGCTCGGCCAGGACGAGAAGTACATGTGGGAAGACATCCGAGAGCGCGCCCGCGAGGTCGAACCGGGGTCGCCGGCGGAACGGGCCTTCTTCGAGTGGCTCGAGGCGGCCGACCTCGAGGAACTCGTCTCGGAGTCGGGACCGCCGTTGACCCACCGACTCCTTCGCGCGGGCGCGAGGAACGCGCCGAACAGCGTCTACAACGCGCTCTACCCCGCCTGGACGACGGCGAAAGCGGGACTTCGCATCGCTCGCTCGAACCGGTAAGCAGGTGAGCGGGCTCGAGTTCTTTTTGCGGCATCGGGACGCGTTTTTACCGGTCGATTTGTTACGTACTGGTGCGAACCTAGCGCCGTTACTTCTATCAGCTACCGGTGATCCTGGCAGAATCGCACTGAAAACAAAGCGTATATCCAGCGGGTACGAGGTGACGAAAGCGGGCCGTCGGATCAGTTCGAACCTTGGCTGCATTCCCTCGTGATGGGTATTTACGGCCTGAACGCCACACTCCGGACAATGGCTACTGAGGCTACCTTTACGGTTCCAACGAATCAGTTCCCCCTGGGTACTGTGTTCGAGCAGTTACCGGACGTGACGGTCACACTGGAGCGAATTATTCCGGCTCAGGACGTGGTAGTACGGTCCCCGCCTACGAGCCCGGCTACTTCGAATCCCCACGCGAGGTGACGATGAACGGTCTCGGCGATGAACTCGGCATTTTCCACCAGGCCGTCGCATCTCGTCTTCGGCGCGGAACCAACCAAATTCTCGGGAATGCGCTGTCCGAAGCAACGGCTCCATCCCGATAGCGGACTTAAAAGCATGTTGGATAGTAAAAAGTCAAAGTGAACTCTGCAGGCTACCTGTACTATACAGAATGAACGAGAGTTCCATCGAATTTGATGCGGTGCTCGACCTCTGTCGAGACCGGCACCGTCGAATTGCGCTTGCGGTATTCGAAGAAGAGCAGCGCTCGCTAACGGTGAACGATCTCACGAAGACGATTCTCAAATATAACCACCAAACGCCGGTTACAGAGGTTTCTGAAGAGGCGCTAACGGAGATTCGAGTCTCGTTGTACCGCGTTCACATCCCGAAGTTAGAATCGGTAGGAGTCATCGAATACGATCCGGAGCGGCAACACGCAGAACCGACGGAGCGATTTGACCAGTTGCGGCCGTACCTGTCTGCGATCATTGATCTCGATCCTACTCTCGAAGAACCCGTGACGTTGTGATTCCGTGCGAATTCATCTTCGTTCACAACGTAATTTTCCAGCCCGTAAACTGCGACACTGACTCGCCAGACGGCCGCCTCGAGCGTTGATTAGTGATACCGCTGTTCTAACTCTACTGCCCCGGTAACGGCTGCATCGAACTTCTCCCGTAACTCCTCGCTGAACTCTTGGACGCGGGGATCCTGTTTCACGAGCGTTAACGATCCCCAATCGCCGGATTCAGTTGCAGAGTACAATTGCGTGAACCGTTGACCGTCGTTTCCATACGCGGTCACGATCACGTGGGGGCCGAGTTCATCGCCTCGGTCATCGGTACGAGGCCTCCCCAATCCGGTCGTTTCACTCACGCTTACTCGATCGAAGTCGGTCAGTTCGACGCTGAACCCTCCTGTACCGAGGTGCTGGATTAACCACTCCCGATCCCACTCCTGGGACTCTCCCGTCTTACTGTCTATCCCTGTGACGGTATCTGTTGAAATGTCGTCAATACGCCACTTCGAGAGCGTTTGAGAGTCCATCTTTTGGCTCGTTTGCGTGCGCGCGTCTCCCTCCTGTAGTCGATCTCCTTCTCGAACGCGGATATAGCGCGGCGTATTCGCCGGGAGATCCAGGAAGAGTTCATCAGGGTCGAGGTTGACGAGCGCCTCAACTCCATCGATAATTTGAAACGTGTGTTTTCGAGTCCGGTTGCGATCGTTCATAGAAGCTAGTAGGAGAGCGGGACGGGTTATTCTTTTCACGGTTTTTGGTGATATTCTGCCCGCTTGGCCGGGTTAATAGTTGTTCTACGTCGGATGTTGGGGGATAGAAGCCATATTCCCCGAGTGTTCTCCATATCGGACGGTGTGTTTGTGTACTTATGAAATATTTTTATTTCGAGTAGCGGCGTCTGCTGGCACTTGAGAGATCGTGTACGACGACCACAATCGTGGTACCACGGCCCTCGCAAGTGTTATCCGTGTTCTGACGCTACGTTTGTTTGTAATGGCGAAAGGTAACGTTGATTTCTTCAACGACACAGGCGGCTACGGTTTCATTTCGACGGACGACGCGGACGAGGACGTTTTCTTCCACATGGAGGACGTCGGCGGCCCGGACCTCGAAGAAGGCACCGAGATCGAATTCGACATCGAACAGGCCCCCAAGGGCCCCCGCGCGACGAACGTCGTCCGCAACTAATACCGGTTCAGACCGTCGCCGCGAGGTGACGCTGACCGACGATGACGATTCCACTTTTAGAGAGTAGCTGACGGACGCGAAGAGGCTTATCTACGTTGATCGGTGCTCGGTTCGGAACCGGTGAGTATAGTACCTACCAATGGATTCGCCTCGTCGGTGACATTGTTTGTGAATGCTGCCACGTTTCGTTTTCCCGGGAGAGGGCAAGTCAGTTAATCGTTACAACGAGCGTCACGACGGTGATGAACGTCCGACCGCGGACGGATACAAGAGTGGCGGGTAACTGTGCCAGAGCCCCTTCGCCCCCACATTACAGCCATCACTATTCGAATGCTCTCCTGTGAGTAACGTGTACTCTACCGAAAGGCTGATACCGGCTTTGAGAGTGAACAGAACCGCCTCCCGTGCTGGGCTTACCCTCTCTATTCAGCACACCGTTTCTGACGGCTATCGGAAACATCGACTGTCGTTCGGTTACCTTACCTGTTTAAGTCGTACGTAACAGCCGTTTCACGATCCGGTCTAAAAGCCTGCTACCGACCACCGCCGCGCTCGTCGCGACCTATCGGCTCGGGTCCTCGTCTTCCGACTCGTCGATGTCGAGGTTGATCGGCTGGACGGCCTCGTCCTCGCGTCGCCCCTCGTCGCCGCTCCCGCCCACCGGAATCTTCGTCCGGAGATCCGACGCGAACGACTGGACCTGGTCGACCAGCGTCTGGACTTCCTCTTCGAACTCCTCGACGGATCGCTCGACGTAGTGCACCCGCTTGGACGGGATTCGGCGGACGATGTCGTGACCCTGTTCGTCCTCGTTGGTCTTGATGATCCAGTGGTCCTGGAAGTAGGCGATGTGCTCGTTGGGAACCGTCTTCCTGACGGTGCCCTCGTCCGGTTCGTCGTAGACGATCGTCGCTTCACCGACGTCGCGTTCGAGTTCGAGATCCTCTTCGACCATACGAACCGATCCGACCCGACGGCTGGTAGTCGCTGTGCTTGCAGGGATCGGCGGTTCCCGTAGACCGACGGCGAAGCGGTGCACCGGCGGACTGACGGCAGAAGTAGCGTGATCTCGCGCGCGCTCGGTTCGTCGACGGACCGGGCTATTCCATGTATCCGAGGCCCTT contains:
- a CDS encoding DUF7344 domain-containing protein, with amino-acid sequence MNESSIEFDAVLDLCRDRHRRIALAVFEEEQRSLTVNDLTKTILKYNHQTPVTEVSEEALTEIRVSLYRVHIPKLESVGVIEYDPERQHAEPTERFDQLRPYLSAIIDLDPTLEEPVTL
- a CDS encoding cold-shock protein, with protein sequence MAKGNVDFFNDTGGYGFISTDDADEDVFFHMEDVGGPDLEEGTEIEFDIEQAPKGPRATNVVRN